A single window of Flagellimonas maritima DNA harbors:
- the sprA gene encoding cell surface protein SprA, with protein MKRGAKPILKSLRFKYFFFFICFLITANLTGQETNEQVQDSVKTGFELGRLILENPDSIIAKYTYDPKTDLYVYTESVGEFDINYPIILTPEQYFELVRKERMKSYFKEKIDAFTGKKEGSEEARKNLLPNFYVNSNFFESIFGGNTIEVIPQGSVAMDLGVLWQKNDNPALSPRNRTNLSFDFDQRISLSLLGKVGERLQVTANYDTEATFDFQNLVKIDYTPTEDDILQKIEIGNVNMPLNSSLITGAQSLFGVKTQLQFGKTTVTAVFSEQRSQNNTVVAQGGGTVNEFALTALDYDEDKHFFLAQYFRDNYDRALASYPFIQSQIQITRLEVWVTNRNQQTLNVRNVVALQDLGEVELGSDGREITRIGKENNAPPGFFNILQPGALPQNSANDFDPALIGNGGAMNTGVRDIATVDNGFNVEANQGFDYAILENARKLEQGRDYQFDTQLGYISLNQRLSNDEVLGVAFQYTFNGEVFQVGEFANGGVDATTVSGGVNPIVENNTLILKLLKSNITNVEDPIWDLMMKNIYSTGAFQLSEEDFRLNILYSDPTPRNYITPVDPNAGWPDGLEDRILINVFNFDRLNVYNDVQPGGDGFFDYVPGITIDPQTGRIIFTKVEPFGEFLFNQLGGGTYDVENDQGYNVNQQRYVFRNMYAKTKAASLQDAEKNRFQLKGRYKSQGNNGIPIGAFNVPRGSVRVTAGGRQLQEGIDYTVNYQAGTVQILDPSLEASNTPINISVENNAVFGQQTRRFTGINVEHKFNENFVLGGTLLNLNERPLTQKSNFGIEPVNNTIFGLNGNFSTEIPFLTRLANKLPNIDTDVPSNLSIRGEVAFLKPNSPKNADFEGETTTYVDDFEGAQALIDIRSSLGWTLASPPVEFLEDRTDISVGFERAKMSWYTVDPIFYTNQRPSGVSDNDVSLNATRRVFINEVFTETDVAQGQTQVQGTLDMVYYPNSKGPYNANPNFEAEVNNDKWAGIMRPLSSTNFEQSNVEFVQFWVLDPYVDGQTNDANVGELVLNLGNISEDILKDGRKQYENGLPATTNNEIPRSTIWGQVPSTQSLVYAFDADETNRALQDIGLDGLDDTEEQSIYNGSSEDPALDNYQYYLNREGGILERYLDFNNPEGNSPVAVTNTNRGSTTLPDVEDIDRDLTMNTVNSYYEYRIQIKPNTTVNDQYVTDIREGVASGNRVPNGTEVNYRWIQYKIPLSDFTDAVGGITDFRSISFMRMYMTGFASDVILRFATLDLVRGDWRTYTNSLERPGLDDDPSDDGTVTDVNTVNIEENFNRQPIPYVLPPGVVREQLNNNNTIIRQNEQSLSFVVENLESEDARGVFKNVNIDVRQYERIKMFMHAEKILNGDYSDNDTPLVGFLRIGTDFSENFYQIELPLQFTPFNVTSPDQIWPDVNQIDIALNDLNKVKSRGIAEQSLSDINYYEIVDGEAILVDEFAPRTLGRLRIGIRGNPSLGSIRGMMVGVKNIDDLPARGEVWFNELRLVGLDNNGGWAAIAALDANMADFANITATGSRSTSGFGSIDQMPNERSREDAIAYDVVTNVNVGQLFPKKWGLQLPFNYGISETLITPEFDPVYDDLKLEDRIEAAETAEDAETIQRQAEDYTKRTSINLIGVRKDRGEEAKENFFDIENFTFNYSYNETDHRDFEVEELRDQNVTTGFVYNHNFKPAPVAPFVKKDSLFMSEYWKWLKELNFNVLPTSISVNANYNRSFNQQRFRDVLEPGVESLELPLLQQRNYLFNWQYALNYSITKSLRLNLTASNNNIVRNYFNVDDDDDSGINQALDLWDGFFDIGEPNRHSQQMQLNYELPFSKFPFLNFINAQYTYTSNFDWQRGGDALNEVAREDINTVQNANTHNLTANLSMQRFYDFLGLKKKDGKVSANQAAARRDKAGNTASGEGKKAPKKTSKAFNTIIDVVTMVKRVNVNYSENNGKVLPGYTQSIGFIGTTRPTLGFVFGSQADVRFEAARNGWLTTFEEFNSQYLENSNKLLNVTATAQPTQDLTIDLTMDRQISNSYQENFQVNDLGNGEFQYEELLGNNFGNFSISTMMIGTFFNKSDEFDSETFDQFKENRITIANRLVSDRGQTPGTLDEDGFPQRYGKTQQEVLLPAFFAAYTGQDVNRVNLDAFRDIPVPNWNIKYTGLMKNRWFKKKFKRFSLSHGYRAAYSINSFQTNLERENGTIDPETEDFLPENIINNVVLTDQFNPLIRMDFEMKNSFSFLAEVRSDRTLSLSFDNNLLTEINGKEYTVGLGYRFKDVKFVTNIGGEKTRLKGDLNLKADLSLRDNITIIRNLDIDNNQITSGQSLMGIKFTADYALSKSLNALFFYDHTFSEFAVSTAFPQTTINTGFTLRYNFGN; from the coding sequence TTGAAAAGAGGGGCAAAACCAATACTTAAGTCACTAAGATTTAAGTACTTTTTCTTTTTTATCTGTTTTCTGATAACCGCCAACCTAACAGGCCAGGAAACCAATGAACAAGTACAGGATTCGGTAAAAACGGGTTTTGAACTTGGTCGGTTGATATTGGAAAACCCCGATAGCATTATCGCTAAATATACCTATGACCCAAAAACCGATTTATACGTTTATACGGAAAGTGTAGGCGAATTTGATATCAATTACCCTATTATCTTAACTCCCGAACAGTACTTTGAACTTGTTCGTAAAGAACGAATGAAATCCTATTTTAAGGAAAAGATAGACGCATTCACGGGAAAAAAGGAAGGCAGTGAAGAGGCACGTAAAAACCTATTGCCCAATTTTTATGTAAATAGCAACTTTTTTGAATCGATTTTTGGAGGTAATACCATTGAGGTTATTCCACAAGGCTCCGTTGCAATGGATTTGGGTGTTTTGTGGCAGAAAAACGACAACCCCGCACTTTCACCAAGAAACAGAACCAACCTTTCTTTTGATTTTGACCAAAGAATAAGTTTGAGCTTATTGGGAAAAGTTGGGGAACGCCTTCAAGTAACGGCCAACTATGATACAGAAGCCACTTTTGATTTTCAGAATTTGGTAAAAATAGATTACACGCCCACTGAGGACGATATCCTTCAAAAAATAGAGATAGGTAATGTAAACATGCCCTTGAACAGCTCGTTGATTACCGGGGCACAAAGTCTCTTTGGGGTGAAAACACAATTACAGTTTGGGAAGACAACGGTCACTGCGGTTTTCTCAGAACAGCGTTCACAAAACAATACAGTGGTTGCACAAGGAGGTGGAACGGTAAACGAGTTTGCCTTAACAGCTTTGGACTACGATGAGGACAAACACTTTTTCTTGGCTCAATATTTTAGGGACAATTATGATAGGGCACTTGCCAGTTACCCATTCATACAAAGTCAGATACAGATCACAAGGCTAGAAGTTTGGGTAACCAACCGTAACCAACAGACCCTGAACGTTAGGAATGTGGTCGCTTTACAGGATTTGGGAGAAGTTGAGCTTGGAAGCGATGGTAGGGAAATTACCAGAATAGGAAAAGAGAATAACGCACCTCCAGGATTCTTTAATATTTTACAACCTGGTGCTTTGCCTCAGAACAGTGCAAATGATTTTGACCCAGCATTGATAGGGAATGGTGGGGCAATGAACACAGGTGTAAGAGATATTGCTACAGTAGACAATGGTTTCAATGTAGAAGCAAATCAAGGATTCGATTATGCTATATTGGAAAACGCACGAAAATTAGAACAAGGAAGAGACTATCAATTTGATACTCAGCTAGGATACATTTCCTTGAACCAGCGTTTGAGCAATGATGAGGTTTTGGGTGTTGCTTTCCAGTACACTTTTAATGGGGAAGTATTTCAGGTTGGGGAATTCGCAAATGGGGGCGTGGATGCCACTACAGTGTCTGGTGGCGTAAATCCAATAGTGGAAAATAATACTTTGATTCTTAAGCTTTTGAAAAGTAATATTACCAATGTAGAAGATCCAATATGGGATTTAATGATGAAGAATATCTATTCCACAGGTGCCTTTCAATTGAGCGAAGAGGACTTTAGGTTGAATATCCTTTATTCTGACCCTACCCCAAGAAACTACATTACTCCTGTTGACCCTAACGCAGGTTGGCCAGACGGTCTTGAAGATCGCATACTTATCAATGTTTTCAACTTTGATCGCTTAAATGTCTACAATGATGTACAACCGGGCGGAGATGGTTTTTTTGATTATGTGCCGGGCATTACTATAGACCCCCAGACCGGTAGAATCATTTTTACAAAAGTGGAACCTTTTGGTGAGTTCCTATTCAATCAATTGGGAGGTGGAACGTACGATGTGGAAAATGACCAGGGCTACAATGTCAATCAACAACGTTATGTATTCCGCAATATGTATGCGAAGACAAAAGCTGCTTCCCTACAAGATGCTGAAAAAAATCGTTTCCAGTTAAAGGGCCGTTATAAATCACAAGGAAATAACGGTATACCAATCGGAGCCTTTAATGTGCCCAGAGGTTCGGTAAGGGTTACGGCAGGGGGACGGCAACTACAAGAAGGCATAGATTATACGGTAAACTACCAGGCCGGTACAGTACAAATTTTAGATCCAAGTTTGGAAGCTTCCAATACCCCAATCAATATTTCAGTGGAGAACAATGCGGTTTTTGGACAACAGACCAGAAGGTTCACGGGAATAAACGTAGAGCATAAATTCAATGAAAACTTTGTTTTGGGTGGAACGTTATTAAACTTAAACGAACGGCCACTTACTCAAAAATCAAACTTTGGAATAGAACCTGTTAACAATACCATTTTTGGATTAAATGGAAATTTTAGTACCGAGATTCCTTTTTTGACAAGATTGGCCAACAAACTTCCTAACATAGATACCGATGTCCCTTCCAATTTATCCATTCGTGGTGAAGTAGCTTTTTTAAAGCCCAATTCCCCTAAAAATGCAGATTTTGAAGGAGAGACCACAACGTATGTTGATGATTTTGAAGGAGCGCAGGCATTGATAGATATTCGTTCTTCGTTGGGATGGACCCTTGCTAGTCCCCCTGTTGAATTTTTAGAGGACAGAACAGATATTAGTGTGGGTTTTGAGCGTGCAAAAATGTCTTGGTATACCGTTGATCCTATTTTTTATACAAACCAAAGACCCTCAGGAGTATCGGATAATGACGTATCATTGAACGCAACCCGTAGGGTATTCATCAACGAGGTCTTTACAGAAACAGATGTGGCCCAAGGGCAAACCCAAGTACAGGGAACTTTGGATATGGTATACTACCCAAACTCAAAGGGGCCCTACAATGCCAATCCAAATTTTGAAGCAGAAGTCAACAATGATAAATGGGCCGGTATAATGCGTCCGTTAAGCAGTACCAATTTTGAACAATCAAATGTTGAATTTGTTCAATTTTGGGTGTTGGACCCTTACGTAGATGGCCAAACCAATGATGCGAACGTAGGAGAGTTGGTATTGAATCTGGGAAATATTTCAGAAGATATTTTGAAAGATGGAAGAAAACAATATGAAAACGGACTTCCTGCAACCACGAACAATGAAATTCCAAGAAGCACAATTTGGGGTCAAGTACCTTCCACCCAATCCTTGGTATATGCTTTTGATGCTGATGAAACGAACAGGGCATTACAGGATATAGGATTGGATGGGCTGGACGATACGGAAGAACAATCGATTTATAATGGCTCTAGCGAAGACCCTGCCTTGGACAATTACCAATATTATTTAAATAGAGAAGGTGGAATACTGGAGCGTTATCTAGACTTTAACAATCCCGAAGGTAACTCACCAGTTGCAGTTACCAATACAAACAGGGGATCTACCACCTTGCCGGATGTAGAGGATATTGACAGAGACCTCACTATGAATACGGTAAACAGTTATTACGAATATCGCATCCAAATAAAACCAAATACTACTGTAAACGATCAATACGTAACGGATATAAGGGAAGGTGTAGCAAGTGGAAATAGAGTGCCCAACGGAACAGAAGTGAACTATCGATGGATTCAATATAAGATTCCGTTAAGTGATTTTACCGATGCGGTAGGCGGAATTACGGATTTTCGCTCAATTAGTTTTATGCGGATGTACATGACAGGATTCGCTAGCGATGTCATACTTCGTTTTGCCACGTTGGACCTGGTTCGTGGGGACTGGAGAACGTACACTAATTCTTTGGAACGACCAGGACTTGACGATGACCCTTCTGATGATGGTACCGTTACAGATGTAAATACAGTGAACATTGAGGAAAATTTTAATAGGCAGCCCATACCTTACGTACTGCCTCCCGGTGTAGTTAGGGAACAGCTAAACAACAATAACACCATTATTCGGCAAAATGAGCAGTCTTTATCATTTGTGGTGGAAAATTTGGAATCCGAGGATGCCCGTGGGGTTTTTAAAAACGTGAATATTGATGTAAGACAGTACGAACGAATTAAAATGTTCATGCACGCCGAGAAAATATTAAATGGGGACTATTCGGATAATGATACTCCTCTTGTTGGTTTTCTTCGTATCGGAACAGATTTCTCGGAAAATTTTTATCAAATAGAACTGCCACTTCAATTCACACCTTTCAATGTAACTTCCCCTGACCAGATTTGGCCGGACGTAAATCAAATCGATATAGCCCTGAACGATTTGAACAAGGTAAAATCCAGGGGAATTGCGGAACAATCGCTCAGTGATATAAATTATTATGAAATCGTTGATGGAGAAGCAATTTTGGTAGACGAATTCGCTCCAAGGACTCTGGGAAGATTGCGGATAGGAATTCGCGGAAATCCCTCATTGGGAAGCATTCGTGGAATGATGGTGGGCGTTAAGAATATTGATGACCTACCTGCCAGGGGAGAAGTCTGGTTCAATGAGCTACGCTTGGTAGGTTTGGATAATAATGGAGGATGGGCCGCCATAGCAGCATTGGATGCTAACATGGCAGATTTTGCGAACATAACCGCAACGGGAAGCAGAAGTACATCAGGTTTTGGCTCTATAGACCAAATGCCCAATGAACGCTCCCGGGAAGATGCCATAGCATACGATGTGGTCACCAATGTGAATGTAGGGCAATTGTTTCCAAAAAAATGGGGACTCCAACTTCCGTTCAATTATGGTATTTCAGAAACATTGATTACTCCCGAGTTTGATCCTGTTTACGATGACTTAAAGTTGGAAGATCGCATTGAAGCCGCTGAAACTGCAGAAGATGCAGAAACCATTCAAAGACAGGCCGAGGATTACACGAAAAGAACAAGCATCAATCTTATAGGCGTAAGAAAAGATAGGGGCGAGGAAGCCAAGGAGAATTTTTTCGATATAGAAAATTTTACATTCAATTATTCTTACAATGAAACGGATCATAGGGATTTTGAGGTTGAAGAATTGAGAGATCAAAATGTGACCACGGGTTTTGTATACAACCATAATTTTAAACCAGCACCTGTTGCGCCCTTTGTGAAAAAAGATTCATTGTTCATGAGCGAATATTGGAAATGGCTTAAAGAGCTCAATTTTAATGTTTTGCCTACCAGCATTTCCGTCAACGCCAACTACAATCGGTCTTTTAACCAGCAAAGATTCAGGGACGTTCTTGAACCTGGGGTGGAGTCTTTAGAGCTTCCGCTTTTGCAACAGCGTAATTATTTGTTCAATTGGCAGTATGCTTTAAATTACAGTATTACAAAATCATTGCGATTGAATCTAACAGCGTCCAATAACAACATTGTTCGCAATTATTTTAATGTGGATGACGATGACGATTCCGGTATTAACCAAGCTTTGGATTTATGGGACGGTTTTTTTGATATCGGTGAACCCAACAGACATTCACAACAAATGCAGCTGAACTACGAACTGCCGTTCAGCAAATTCCCCTTCCTTAACTTCATTAATGCGCAATATACCTATACCAGTAATTTCGACTGGCAACGTGGAGGGGATGCCTTGAACGAGGTTGCCCGTGAGGATATCAATACAGTTCAGAATGCCAATACCCATAACTTGACAGCGAATCTGAGCATGCAGCGTTTTTATGATTTTCTTGGTCTAAAAAAGAAGGATGGTAAAGTTTCGGCCAATCAAGCTGCTGCTAGAAGGGATAAAGCGGGCAATACAGCGTCAGGTGAAGGAAAGAAAGCACCTAAAAAAACAAGCAAGGCTTTCAATACTATTATTGATGTTGTTACCATGGTAAAAAGGGTTAATGTTAATTACAGTGAAAACAATGGTAAAGTGCTTCCTGGGTACACACAGTCTATTGGATTTATTGGAACTACAAGACCGACTTTGGGTTTTGTTTTTGGCAGTCAGGCGGATGTACGGTTTGAAGCGGCCAGAAATGGCTGGTTAACGACTTTCGAAGAATTTAACTCTCAATATTTGGAGAATTCGAACAAGCTGTTGAATGTCACTGCTACGGCGCAACCTACCCAAGATCTGACCATAGATTTGACTATGGACAGGCAAATATCCAATAGTTATCAAGAAAATTTTCAGGTCAATGATTTGGGTAATGGAGAGTTTCAATACGAAGAATTGTTGGGCAACAATTTTGGAAATTTCAGTATTTCCACAATGATGATAGGAACCTTTTTTAACAAGAGCGATGAATTTGATTCAGAAACATTCGATCAGTTCAAGGAAAACAGGATTACCATAGCGAACAGATTGGTTTCCGATAGGGGGCAGACACCCGGTACTTTGGATGAAGATGGATTCCCACAGCGTTACGGGAAAACACAACAAGAAGTCTTATTGCCCGCCTTTTTTGCGGCATATACCGGACAAGATGTAAACAGGGTCAACTTAGATGCTTTTAGGGATATACCCGTTCCAAATTGGAATATCAAGTATACGGGATTGATGAAAAATAGATGGTTTAAAAAGAAGTTTAAGCGTTTTTCTTTGAGCCATGGTTACCGTGCGGCATACAGCATCAATTCCTTTCAAACCAATTTAGAACGTGAGAATGGTACGATAGACCCTGAAACCGAAGATTTCCTTCCAGAAAACATTATTAATAATGTCGTACTCACTGACCAGTTCAATCCACTGATTCGTATGGATTTTGAAATGAAGAATTCTTTTAGTTTTTTGGCCGAGGTAAGAAGCGATAGAACACTATCATTGAGTTTTGATAACAATCTTTTGACAGAGATTAACGGTAAAGAGTATACAGTAGGATTGGGCTATCGATTTAAGGATGTAAAGTTTGTAACCAATATTGGTGGTGAAAAAACACGCCTTAAGGGTGATTTGAACTTAAAGGCTGATTTATCTTTAAGAGATAATATAACAATAATCCGAAATCTTGACATAGACAACAATCAAATTACATCTGGGCAGAGTTTAATGGGTATTAAGTTTACTGCGGATTATGCCCTGAGCAAAAGCTTGAACGCATTATTCTTTTACGACCATACTTTTTCGGAATTTGCAGTATCTACTGCCTTTCCACAAACAACGATCAATACAGGTTTTACACTCAGATATAATTTTGGAAATTGA
- a CDS encoding energy transducer TonB, producing the protein MELKKNPKADVGKNSSLYFVIGLTAVLGLVYGAMEWKKYDNSNDYDISMNVEDQLDEEVPMTEQIKTPPPPPPPAAPEVIEVVEDEEEVEETVIESTETSQEEEVMEVEEVEVEEVDEDISVPFAVIEDVPVFPGCEGSSNKKACFQEMMQKHIRKNFRYPEIAQEMGVQGRVNVIFVIQKDGSIGNIRMRGPDKNLEKEALRIINKLPKMTPGKQRGRAVKVPFSIPITFKLQ; encoded by the coding sequence ATGGAACTAAAAAAGAATCCAAAGGCAGATGTAGGTAAAAACAGTTCGCTCTATTTTGTAATAGGGTTGACCGCTGTTTTGGGATTGGTTTATGGCGCCATGGAGTGGAAGAAGTATGATAATTCCAATGACTATGATATTTCAATGAACGTTGAAGATCAATTGGATGAGGAAGTACCGATGACAGAACAGATAAAAACTCCGCCACCGCCACCGCCACCAGCTGCACCTGAAGTCATTGAGGTTGTAGAAGATGAGGAAGAAGTTGAGGAAACTGTAATCGAATCAACGGAAACCAGTCAAGAGGAAGAAGTAATGGAAGTTGAAGAGGTCGAGGTAGAGGAAGTTGATGAGGATATATCGGTTCCGTTTGCTGTAATTGAGGACGTACCTGTTTTTCCGGGTTGTGAAGGATCCAGTAATAAAAAAGCATGTTTTCAAGAAATGATGCAAAAGCATATTCGCAAAAACTTCCGTTATCCGGAAATTGCCCAAGAAATGGGTGTTCAAGGTAGAGTGAACGTGATTTTTGTTATTCAAAAAGACGGTAGCATCGGTAATATAAGAATGCGTGGACCAGATAAAAATTTGGAGAAAGAAGCTTTGAGAATTATCAACAAGCTTCCTAAAATGACTCCAGGCAAGCAAAGGGGAAGAGCGGTAAAAGTACCTTTCAGTATTCCAATTACCTTTAAGCTGCAATAA
- a CDS encoding VanZ family protein: protein MLSLFSFSGLDTGGMNIPHADKIIHFLFYFIFSVLGCLFLRERTQGAMGLVKAVKFMLVTTVVYGIFIEVLQYAITSNRMAEMGDVLANSLGAFVGVGLIKWFFSKERPIKWKI from the coding sequence ATGCTCAGCTTATTTTCTTTTTCAGGCTTGGATACTGGTGGAATGAATATTCCCCATGCCGATAAAATTATCCACTTTTTGTTTTACTTCATTTTTTCAGTCTTGGGTTGTCTATTTTTGAGAGAAAGAACACAAGGCGCTATGGGATTGGTCAAAGCAGTAAAATTTATGCTGGTTACGACTGTAGTGTATGGCATATTTATTGAGGTGCTACAGTACGCCATTACCTCGAATCGTATGGCCGAAATGGGCGATGTTTTGGCAAATAGTTTAGGTGCATTTGTAGGAGTTGGCCTAATTAAGTGGTTTTTTTCTAAAGAAAGGCCGATAAAATGGAAAATTTAA
- the gcvH gene encoding glycine cleavage system protein GcvH: MNVPAELKYTKDHEWIKIDGDTATVGITDFAQGELGDIVYVEVETVDETLEKEEVFGTVEAVKTVSDLFLPLSGEIIEFNEALEDEPEKVNSDPYGEGWMIKIKISDASEVDDLMSDEEYKSLIGA, encoded by the coding sequence ATGAACGTACCGGCAGAATTAAAGTATACAAAAGATCACGAATGGATTAAAATCGATGGCGATACGGCAACTGTTGGCATTACGGATTTCGCCCAGGGAGAGTTGGGGGATATTGTATATGTTGAAGTTGAAACCGTGGACGAAACCTTGGAAAAAGAAGAAGTTTTTGGCACGGTTGAAGCTGTGAAGACTGTCTCTGACCTTTTTTTGCCATTAAGTGGAGAAATAATAGAATTTAATGAAGCATTGGAAGATGAACCTGAAAAAGTAAATTCCGATCCGTACGGTGAGGGCTGGATGATTAAAATAAAAATAAGTGACGCATCAGAAGTAGATGACTTAATGAGCGATGAAGAATACAAAAGCCTGATTGGTGCTTAA